From a single Miscanthus floridulus cultivar M001 chromosome 8, ASM1932011v1, whole genome shotgun sequence genomic region:
- the LOC136469461 gene encoding uncharacterized protein, whose protein sequence is MPGSADGGGLPLAGGGAAMVGWGAAPAGVVGGTVRRYCGGRARARRRGREEMAPGWAARRRWRPHGGGGRSWGGAGGRTGARQSRRGDGGWAGISWSAAVGGDGGLVEGIRPEGWTEREGLGG, encoded by the coding sequence ATGCCGGGGAGCGCCGATGGCGGGGGGCTCCCGCTTGCAGGTGGTGGAGCAGCCATGGTGGGGTGGGGCGCGGCCCCGGCCGGCGTCGTGGGCGGGACGGTGCGGCGCTACTGCGGAGGGCGCGCGAGGGCGAGGCGCCGGGGGAGGGAGGAGATGGCCCCAGGCTGGGCGGCGCGCCGCCGCTGGAGGCCGCACGGAGGAGGTGGCCGCAGTTGGGGCGGCGCTGGAGGCCGCACGGGCGCGAGGCAGAGCCGGAGGGGCGACGGAGGTTGGGCGGGGATTTCTTGGTCAGCTGCCGTCGGTGGAGATGGTGGACTGGTGGAGGGGATAAGGCCAGAGGGGTGGACAGAAAGAGAAGGTTTGGGTGGCTGA
- the LOC136476794 gene encoding lysine-specific demethylase JMJ30-like isoform X2 → MATGGEKRAALLRQITEEGGFAFVASAEKAAAGDLRAAEAAREMAWEQLHSAPRAEVGAAWLDAYALACLHVAGLRAAAGDRRAALRALDMGLIMGGGLLRAELDDAIAGLGRGEAGAVPVADGDVQRWEEGIAGGRDLDDVLKLLPVNSLSCKQIERRSCISLEAFIRDYFLCESPVILSGCIEHWPARTKWKDIKYLQSIAGDRTIPVKVGKNYACAELKQELITFSQFLERMWSSDSANLACVAQHQLFDQIKELHKDITVPEYCLAGGGKLQSLNAWFGPHGTITPLHHDPHHNLFAQVDLDNIDEKEHPKTAALEFMDCILEEGDLLYIPPKWWHYVRSLSISFSVSFWWRTSDLPSGSS, encoded by the exons ATGGCCACGGGCGGGGAGAAGCGGGCGGCGCTGCTGCGGCAGATAACGGAGGAGGGCGGGTTCGCGTTCGTGGCCTCCGCGGAGAAGGCGGCCGCGGGGGACCTCCGCGCGGCCGAGGCGGCGCGGGAGATGGCGTGGGAGCAGCTGCACTCGGCGCCCCGGGCCGAGGTCGGCGCCGCGTGGCTGGACGCCTACGCGCTCGCCTGCCTCCACGTCGCCggcctccgcgccgccgccggcgaccgCCGCGCCGCGCTCCGGGCGCTCGACATGGGACTCATCATGGGCGGGGGCCTCCTCCGCGCCGAGCTCGACGACGCCATCGCGGGGCTCGGCCGCGGCGAGGCGGGCGCGGTCCCGGTCGCCGATGGGGATGTGCAGAGGTGGGAGGAAGGGATCGCGGGGGGCCGAGACCTTGACGAT GTACTCAAACTTCTACCAGTGAATTCCCTATCTTGTAAGCAAATTGAGAGGCGATCATGCATTTCTTTGGAGGCATTTATACGTGATTACTTTTTATGTGAGTCCCCTGTTATACTCAGTGGATGCATTGAGCATTGGCCTGCAAGGACAAAGTGGAAGGACATAAAGTACCTACAGAGTATAGCTGGAGATCGGACTATTCCTGTTAAG GTTGGAAAAAATTATGCATGTGCTGAGTTGAAACAGGAGCTTATCACATTTTCTCAATTTCTTGAGAGGATGTGGTCAAGTGATTCTGCAAACTTGGCATGTGTAGCGCAGCATCAATTGTTTGACCAG ATAAAGGAGCTCCACAAAGACATTACTGTTCCTGAGTACTGTTTAGCTGGTGGTGGCAAACTCCAGTCACTTAATGCTTGGTTCGGCCCTCATGGGACAATAACTCCATTGCATCATGACCCACATCACAACCTTTTTGCTCAG GTAGATCTTGACAACATTGATGAAAAAGAGCACCCGAAGACTGCAGCTCTTGAATTCATGGATTGCATATTGGAGGAAGGTGACCTGCTTTACATTCCCCCAAAATGGTGGCATTACGTGAGATCTCTTTCTATTAGCTTTTCTGTTAGCTTTTGGTGGCGAACGTCAGATCTTCCTTCAGGAAGTTCATAA
- the LOC136476794 gene encoding lysine-specific demethylase JMJ30-like isoform X1, with protein sequence MATGGEKRAALLRQITEEGGFAFVASAEKAAAGDLRAAEAAREMAWEQLHSAPRAEVGAAWLDAYALACLHVAGLRAAAGDRRAALRALDMGLIMGGGLLRAELDDAIAGLGRGEAGAVPVADGDVQRWEEGIAGGRDLDDVLKLLPVNSLSCKQIERRSCISLEAFIRDYFLCESPVILSGCIEHWPARTKWKDIKYLQSIAGDRTIPVKVGKNYACAELKQELITFSQFLERMWSSDSANLACVAQHQLFDQIKELHKDITVPEYCLAGGGKLQSLNAWFGPHGTITPLHHDPHHNLFAQVLGRKYVRLYPASVSVGLYPNTESMLSNTSQVDLDNIDEKEHPKTAALEFMDCILEEGDLLYIPPKWWHYVRSLSISFSVSFWWRTSDLPSGSS encoded by the exons ATGGCCACGGGCGGGGAGAAGCGGGCGGCGCTGCTGCGGCAGATAACGGAGGAGGGCGGGTTCGCGTTCGTGGCCTCCGCGGAGAAGGCGGCCGCGGGGGACCTCCGCGCGGCCGAGGCGGCGCGGGAGATGGCGTGGGAGCAGCTGCACTCGGCGCCCCGGGCCGAGGTCGGCGCCGCGTGGCTGGACGCCTACGCGCTCGCCTGCCTCCACGTCGCCggcctccgcgccgccgccggcgaccgCCGCGCCGCGCTCCGGGCGCTCGACATGGGACTCATCATGGGCGGGGGCCTCCTCCGCGCCGAGCTCGACGACGCCATCGCGGGGCTCGGCCGCGGCGAGGCGGGCGCGGTCCCGGTCGCCGATGGGGATGTGCAGAGGTGGGAGGAAGGGATCGCGGGGGGCCGAGACCTTGACGAT GTACTCAAACTTCTACCAGTGAATTCCCTATCTTGTAAGCAAATTGAGAGGCGATCATGCATTTCTTTGGAGGCATTTATACGTGATTACTTTTTATGTGAGTCCCCTGTTATACTCAGTGGATGCATTGAGCATTGGCCTGCAAGGACAAAGTGGAAGGACATAAAGTACCTACAGAGTATAGCTGGAGATCGGACTATTCCTGTTAAG GTTGGAAAAAATTATGCATGTGCTGAGTTGAAACAGGAGCTTATCACATTTTCTCAATTTCTTGAGAGGATGTGGTCAAGTGATTCTGCAAACTTGGCATGTGTAGCGCAGCATCAATTGTTTGACCAG ATAAAGGAGCTCCACAAAGACATTACTGTTCCTGAGTACTGTTTAGCTGGTGGTGGCAAACTCCAGTCACTTAATGCTTGGTTCGGCCCTCATGGGACAATAACTCCATTGCATCATGACCCACATCACAACCTTTTTGCTCAG GTTTTGGGAAGGAAATATGTTAGACTCTATCCTGCTTCTGTATCCGTGGGTCTATACCCTAACACAGAAAGCATGCTAAGCAATACTAGTCAG GTAGATCTTGACAACATTGATGAAAAAGAGCACCCGAAGACTGCAGCTCTTGAATTCATGGATTGCATATTGGAGGAAGGTGACCTGCTTTACATTCCCCCAAAATGGTGGCATTACGTGAGATCTCTTTCTATTAGCTTTTCTGTTAGCTTTTGGTGGCGAACGTCAGATCTTCCTTCAGGAAGTTCATAA
- the LOC136476794 gene encoding lysine-specific demethylase JMJ30-like isoform X3 translates to MATGGEKRAALLRQITEEGGFAFVASAEKAAAGDLRAAEAAREMAWEQLHSAPRAEVGAAWLDAYALACLHVAGLRAAAGDRRAALRALDMGLIMGGGLLRAELDDAIAGLGRGEAGAVPVADGDVQRWEEGIAGGRDLDDVLKLLPVNSLSCKQIERRSCISLEAFIRDYFLCESPVILSGCIEHWPARTKWKDIKYLQSIAGDRTIPVKVGKNYACAELKQELITFSQFLERMWSSDSANLACVAQHQLFDQIKELHKDITVPEYCLAGGGKLQSLNAWFGPHGTITPLHHDPHHNLFAQYSSLCSAGWPAHPRNHCSREQ, encoded by the exons ATGGCCACGGGCGGGGAGAAGCGGGCGGCGCTGCTGCGGCAGATAACGGAGGAGGGCGGGTTCGCGTTCGTGGCCTCCGCGGAGAAGGCGGCCGCGGGGGACCTCCGCGCGGCCGAGGCGGCGCGGGAGATGGCGTGGGAGCAGCTGCACTCGGCGCCCCGGGCCGAGGTCGGCGCCGCGTGGCTGGACGCCTACGCGCTCGCCTGCCTCCACGTCGCCggcctccgcgccgccgccggcgaccgCCGCGCCGCGCTCCGGGCGCTCGACATGGGACTCATCATGGGCGGGGGCCTCCTCCGCGCCGAGCTCGACGACGCCATCGCGGGGCTCGGCCGCGGCGAGGCGGGCGCGGTCCCGGTCGCCGATGGGGATGTGCAGAGGTGGGAGGAAGGGATCGCGGGGGGCCGAGACCTTGACGAT GTACTCAAACTTCTACCAGTGAATTCCCTATCTTGTAAGCAAATTGAGAGGCGATCATGCATTTCTTTGGAGGCATTTATACGTGATTACTTTTTATGTGAGTCCCCTGTTATACTCAGTGGATGCATTGAGCATTGGCCTGCAAGGACAAAGTGGAAGGACATAAAGTACCTACAGAGTATAGCTGGAGATCGGACTATTCCTGTTAAG GTTGGAAAAAATTATGCATGTGCTGAGTTGAAACAGGAGCTTATCACATTTTCTCAATTTCTTGAGAGGATGTGGTCAAGTGATTCTGCAAACTTGGCATGTGTAGCGCAGCATCAATTGTTTGACCAG ATAAAGGAGCTCCACAAAGACATTACTGTTCCTGAGTACTGTTTAGCTGGTGGTGGCAAACTCCAGTCACTTAATGCTTGGTTCGGCCCTCATGGGACAATAACTCCATTGCATCATGACCCACATCACAACCTTTTTGCTCAG TACTCATCgctctgttcggctggctggccagcccaccCACGGAATCACTGTTCACGTGAACAGTGA